The region GCGTTTCGTGTAGCAAATTCCCTTTTTCTTTTCGTAAATTGAATTAACTGTTACCTAAAGTTTGGATAAACACATTTCCACTATGCGCGTTACGGTTGATTCCCAATCAGGATTTTGTTTTGGTGTGCAGTTCGCTATTGAGATGGCGGAGAGCGAATTGCAAGAGACAGGTCATCTTTACTCGCTTGGGGATATTGTTCACAACGCAGCAGAGGTCAAGCGATTAAATGAGATGGGTTTAGAGACCATTACCAGAGAAGAGTTCTTCAAACTCCGCAATACGCGAGTGCTGATTCGTGCGCATGGTGAGCCACCCGAAACCTATCGATTCGCTCTCGAGAATAACATTGAGCTGATTGATGCGTCTTGTCCTGTGGTGCTAAAGTTGCAGCGGCGGGCGCGTGAGTTCTACGAAAAGGGCTACCAGATTATCATCTACGGTAAGAAAGACCACGCTGAGGTGATTGGTGTTAATGGTCAGTGCAATAACGAAGCAATTGTTATTAAGCACGCTGACCTGAGCGATGAATCTGAACTCTCACAGATTGACTTTAGCCGGAAAACTGTGCTCCTTTCGCAAACCACGCAAGACACCAAAGGTTTTTACCAGCTCCGTGACAACTTGCTTCAGCGCTTTGCAGCTAAAGGACAAGCCGAAAATTTTGATGTAGATTCCACTAATGCAGAGGCAGCTGAGTTTCTTGCAAAGGATACCATTTGTCGCCAAGTCTCCAATCGTGATGAGAAACTTAGCAAATTTGCTAAGCAGCATGAGGTGATTATCTTCGTTGCAGGTCGCAAAAGCTCAAATGGGAAGGTGCTCTTCGGTGTCTGCAAGGAAGCTAATCCTCGCACTTACTTTGTAGAGTATGAAAGCGAGCTGCAACCCGAGTGGTTCCGCCGTGAGGATGGTTCCCTTGTCGAAAGCGTTGGTGTTTGCGGTGCCACCTCTACGCCGATGTGGCAAATGGAACTGGTTGCCGATGTCATTCGCAAGAAATTTGCACCAGAGTCTGCAGCAGTCGGGAGCTGCAAGGCATGTTGAGCGTCAAATGCGCTGGTTATGAATTGCTTCACCTCTGACCTTCGTCCTTTGAACGCAGAAAGGGGCCGTTACCTACATTGGAGTTAGCCGCGTAACTGAAAAAATTAGGGCTGCGTGTCCTACTACAAAGCCGCTTCGCTCAAGCGGCATTTGTTCTTGGCTGCTAATCTTGCCCGAGCACTGCGCGGCCACTTGGCTGCACTCTCACCCTACGACAGCTGCACCACCTGACACTTTCTCCAACTTCACGCCCCATTTACCCAGCTTCTTGTAATCTAGTCCACTAAAGGCAGGCACTACAGAGGCAATTTCTGCAAAGATTTCTCGGGCGCTTTGATAAGGCCACTTTGTCCCCCAGTGTGCAGCCAGTTCTACCAAAATCTCCCAGCTTGGTCTGGCGTCAATTTTGTTTTCGTCCGTGTGCCAGCGGTCGAACTGCGTGCCGTGTTTATCGAGGCGGGACAGCGCCATCTCTTTCATCAATTCACGGTTCTGATGCTTCAGGGCTTTAGCAGGGCGTGCCAGTTGCACCACCCCTTCAAAATTCACATAGCTGCCAATGATTTCTGCAAAGGTTGCCGCTGGCAACACTACATCGGCTTCCTGCACCATTTGGCTCTGGTTGTATGGCATCACAATGAGCGTATCGAGCTTGAGCACGGTATCAAGCGAGAGG is a window of Chloroherpetonaceae bacterium DNA encoding:
- a CDS encoding 4-hydroxy-3-methylbut-2-enyl diphosphate reductase, producing the protein MRVTVDSQSGFCFGVQFAIEMAESELQETGHLYSLGDIVHNAAEVKRLNEMGLETITREEFFKLRNTRVLIRAHGEPPETYRFALENNIELIDASCPVVLKLQRRAREFYEKGYQIIIYGKKDHAEVIGVNGQCNNEAIVIKHADLSDESELSQIDFSRKTVLLSQTTQDTKGFYQLRDNLLQRFAAKGQAENFDVDSTNAEAAEFLAKDTICRQVSNRDEKLSKFAKQHEVIIFVAGRKSSNGKVLFGVCKEANPRTYFVEYESELQPEWFRREDGSLVESVGVCGATSTPMWQMELVADVIRKKFAPESAAVGSCKAC